Proteins found in one bacterium genomic segment:
- the secD gene encoding protein translocase subunit SecD, with the protein MKKNKFPTYVIFIILLAIVAGFFDYQPVWSKVVSKIHLPPVFSRDWRLGLDLVGGSILTYNIDLAQVAATDRDSVVNGLRDVIEKRVNLFGVSEPQIYIAKAGADQRLIVELAGIKDINQAIKMIGETPLLDFREVEIQPVAATATSTGQFAGEDSNYKFIPTTLTGRYVKSAQVNFDNLGKPVVDITFTDEGAKIFEDLTGRNIGKPLAIFLDNQPIEMPTVKEKISGGKAQISGNFTPDSARKLVERFNAGALPAPIKLLSQQTIGASLGFDSLNKTILSGLIGFILVILLMIGFYRGLGLVSSLALIIYAVLTLGIFKVIPVTLTLAGIAGFILSIGMAVDANVLIFARMKEELKKGLSKRAAVEEGFRRAWPSIRDSNITTIIIAVILFYFTTSFVKGFALTLFIGVLMSMFSAITVTKSLLEIFVKEPKNK; encoded by the coding sequence ATGAAGAAAAATAAATTTCCGACATACGTTATATTCATAATCTTACTGGCGATTGTAGCCGGATTTTTTGATTATCAACCGGTTTGGTCAAAGGTGGTTTCTAAAATCCACTTGCCTCCGGTTTTCAGCCGCGATTGGCGCCTGGGCCTGGATTTGGTGGGCGGCAGTATTTTGACTTACAACATTGATTTAGCTCAAGTGGCGGCCACGGACCGGGATTCGGTGGTGAACGGGTTGCGGGACGTCATTGAAAAAAGGGTTAATCTTTTTGGTGTTAGCGAGCCGCAGATTTATATCGCCAAAGCCGGAGCAGACCAGCGCTTAATCGTGGAGTTGGCCGGCATCAAAGACATTAATCAAGCCATTAAAATGATCGGCGAGACGCCGCTTTTGGATTTTCGTGAAGTGGAAATACAGCCGGTAGCCGCAACCGCGACCAGCACCGGACAATTTGCCGGCGAAGATTCAAATTATAAATTTATTCCCACCACTTTAACCGGCCGCTATGTCAAAAGCGCTCAGGTGAATTTTGATAATTTAGGCAAACCCGTGGTTGATATTACCTTTACTGACGAAGGCGCGAAAATTTTTGAAGATTTGACCGGCCGGAATATCGGCAAACCCCTGGCAATTTTTTTGGATAATCAGCCCATTGAGATGCCGACTGTTAAAGAAAAAATCAGCGGTGGCAAAGCCCAGATTTCCGGAAATTTTACTCCTGATTCCGCCCGAAAATTAGTGGAGAGGTTTAACGCCGGCGCCCTGCCCGCGCCTATTAAATTGTTAAGCCAGCAGACCATTGGCGCCAGCTTGGGTTTTGATTCTTTGAATAAAACAATTTTAAGCGGCCTTATCGGCTTTATTTTGGTGATTTTGCTTATGATTGGGTTTTACCGGGGTCTCGGATTGGTATCTTCGTTGGCGCTGATAATTTACGCGGTTTTGACTTTGGGTATTTTCAAAGTTATCCCCGTAACTTTGACTTTGGCGGGCATCGCCGGCTTCATCCTTTCAATCGGAATGGCGGTTGACGCCAATGTTCTGATTTTTGCCAGGATGAAAGAAGAATTGAAAAAGGGTCTATCAAAAAGAGCGGCGGTTGAAGAAGGATTCCGCCGCGCCTGGCCGTCCATCAGAGATTCCAATATCACAACTATCATTATCGCCGTGATTCTGTTTTATTTTACAACCAGTTTTGTCAAAGGATTCGCCCTGACGCTTTTTATCGGCGTTTTGATGAGCATGTTTTCGGCCATCACGGTCACCAAGTCGTTATTGGAGATATTTGTGAAGGAACCAAAAAATAAATGA